In Streptomyces sp. NBC_00306, a single genomic region encodes these proteins:
- the leuE gene encoding leucine efflux protein LeuE, giving the protein MLGVTDLPTYLAGLVLIILLPGPNSLYVLSVAARRGVRTGYRAAAGVWCGDTVLMVLSAAGVASLLQANAVLFGIVKFAGAGYLTWLAIGMLRAAWSMWRTRRERAVEREAASPDAAADSERPFRRALVISLFNPKAILFFIAFFVQFVDPAYAYPALSFVVLGALAQVASFLYLTLLIFTGTHLAEAFRRRKRLSAGATSAAGALFLGFAVKLSLSSS; this is encoded by the coding sequence ATGTTGGGTGTCACCGATCTGCCGACCTACCTCGCCGGCCTTGTCCTGATCATTCTGCTGCCGGGACCGAACTCGCTGTACGTGCTCTCCGTCGCCGCGCGCCGTGGTGTGCGGACGGGATACCGTGCCGCCGCCGGTGTGTGGTGCGGCGACACCGTACTGATGGTGCTGTCGGCAGCGGGCGTGGCCTCGCTGCTCCAGGCCAACGCCGTGCTGTTCGGCATCGTGAAGTTCGCCGGCGCCGGCTATCTGACGTGGCTCGCGATCGGGATGCTGCGCGCGGCCTGGTCGATGTGGCGTACGCGCCGTGAGCGGGCGGTGGAGCGCGAGGCGGCTTCCCCGGACGCGGCGGCCGACTCCGAGCGGCCCTTCCGCAGGGCGCTGGTGATCAGCCTGTTCAACCCGAAGGCGATCCTCTTCTTCATCGCCTTCTTCGTCCAGTTCGTCGACCCCGCGTACGCCTACCCCGCGCTGTCCTTCGTGGTCCTCGGCGCGCTCGCGCAGGTGGCGAGCTTCCTCTATCTGACCCTGCTGATCTTCACCGGCACCCATCTCGCGGAGGCCTTCCGCCGCCGCAAGCGGCTCTCCGCGGGAGCCACCTCGGCGGCGGGCGCCCTGTTCCTCGGCTTCGCGGTGAAGCTCTCGCTCAGCAGCAGCTGA
- a CDS encoding alpha-2,8-polysialyltransferase family protein → MPTTQIFYASSLYGAATLSAAIDSGCFPAADRRLLLVANNATTPETSPSLDTMPGFERLRGRFDGVISWNEAISPFHPGGWSPRPDDGPLWERYLRMLWDLGDDRIELAVESIQVTPALAIAQLFPDAALDVYADGLMSYGPTRSKIDPLVGERVRTLFHLDLVPGLKPLLLSEFGVKPLVVATEAFVKVIAELSDGVEESPAQAAVGEGAALLLGQYLAALGIITPAEEEALHVRMVRGAVALGHRRIVFKPHPTAPASWTRTLEREAVALDAELTVLDRPVLAEVLYRQLRPALVAGCFSTALFTASTFYGIPVARVGTEPLLDRLTPYQNSNRIPLTVVDALVPDLAEGEAGTPKAADEEVTGLLSAVGFAMQPQIRSDLRPAAERYLGGSLNGRTWRYFKRRRLTVLGLPGGIPVPRHAAVRRVARKARRLKKLALG, encoded by the coding sequence ATGCCCACGACCCAGATCTTCTACGCCTCCTCGCTGTACGGTGCGGCAACGCTGTCCGCGGCGATCGACAGCGGCTGCTTCCCGGCCGCGGACCGGCGGCTGCTGCTGGTCGCCAACAACGCCACGACGCCGGAGACTTCGCCCTCGCTCGACACCATGCCGGGATTCGAGCGGCTGCGCGGGCGCTTCGACGGGGTGATCTCCTGGAACGAGGCGATCTCGCCCTTCCACCCCGGCGGCTGGTCGCCGCGCCCGGACGACGGGCCGCTGTGGGAGCGGTATCTGCGCATGCTGTGGGACCTCGGCGACGACCGGATCGAGCTCGCGGTCGAGTCGATCCAGGTCACGCCGGCCCTCGCGATCGCCCAGCTCTTCCCCGACGCGGCGCTGGACGTCTACGCGGACGGGCTGATGAGCTACGGCCCCACCCGCAGCAAGATCGACCCGCTGGTGGGCGAGCGGGTGCGCACCCTGTTCCACCTGGACCTGGTGCCGGGTCTGAAGCCGTTGCTGCTCTCGGAGTTCGGGGTGAAGCCGCTGGTCGTCGCGACCGAGGCGTTCGTCAAGGTCATCGCCGAACTGTCCGACGGCGTCGAGGAGTCACCGGCGCAGGCAGCGGTCGGCGAGGGCGCGGCGCTGCTGCTCGGCCAGTACCTCGCGGCGCTCGGCATCATCACACCGGCGGAGGAAGAGGCCCTGCACGTACGGATGGTGCGGGGCGCGGTCGCGCTCGGCCACCGCCGGATCGTCTTCAAACCGCACCCCACGGCACCGGCGTCCTGGACCCGGACGCTGGAGAGGGAGGCGGTGGCGCTGGACGCGGAACTCACCGTGCTGGACCGGCCGGTGCTGGCGGAGGTGCTCTACCGGCAGCTGCGCCCCGCGCTGGTGGCGGGCTGTTTCTCGACTGCTCTGTTCACGGCGAGCACGTTCTACGGCATTCCGGTGGCCCGGGTCGGTACGGAGCCGCTGCTGGACCGTCTCACGCCGTACCAGAACAGCAACCGGATCCCGCTGACGGTCGTCGACGCGCTGGTGCCGGACCTGGCGGAGGGCGAGGCCGGTACACCGAAGGCCGCGGACGAGGAGGTGACCGGGCTGCTGAGCGCGGTCGGTTTCGCGATGCAGCCGCAGATCAGGTCCGACCTGCGCCCGGCGGCGGAGCGGTACCTCGGCGGCAGCCTGAACGGACGGACGTGGCGCTACTTCAAGCGCCGCCGCCTGACGGTGCTGGGCCTGCCGGGAGGTATCCCGGTACCGCGGCACGCGGCGGTGCGGAGGGTGGCGCGCAAGGCACGCCGCCTGAAGAAGCTGGCGCTGGGATAG
- a CDS encoding glycosyltransferase family 2 protein, translating into MVKLSVIVPFYNVQTYAPDTLRSLQANAREDFEFLLVDDCSKDGTPEILERAEREVPGARLIRHEQNGGLATARNTGLDAAHGEYLAFLDGDDWLAPGHFEHLLTAMEDLGCDFVRTDHVQCTARARTVHRVPVGRRGEVLRPRDAILPADRSTGVDYPFAWAGMYHRRLADRGLLHFTHGLRTAEDRPWIWRLHREAETFAVISHLGIFYRRGVASSLTQIGDIRQLDFIRAFDQVLEETAQDPDSARLLPKAVRTYCAVISHHLGSVERFEPAVARKLRGMSAAALKRMPQDILKEALDSMDTERASRLRRLRRRPSPLSSEAAA; encoded by the coding sequence GTGGTCAAGCTCTCCGTCATCGTGCCGTTCTACAACGTGCAGACATACGCGCCCGACACCCTCAGAAGCCTGCAGGCGAACGCCCGCGAGGACTTCGAATTCCTCCTCGTCGACGACTGTTCGAAGGACGGGACTCCGGAGATCCTCGAGCGCGCGGAGCGGGAGGTGCCCGGGGCGCGGCTGATCAGACACGAACAGAACGGCGGTCTCGCCACCGCCCGCAACACCGGTCTCGACGCGGCGCACGGGGAGTATCTGGCCTTCCTGGACGGCGACGACTGGCTCGCCCCGGGCCACTTCGAGCATCTGCTCACCGCCATGGAGGACCTGGGCTGCGACTTCGTGCGCACCGACCATGTGCAGTGCACGGCCAGGGCCCGTACGGTCCACCGCGTCCCCGTCGGCCGGCGGGGCGAGGTGCTGCGGCCGCGCGACGCGATCCTGCCCGCCGACCGCTCGACCGGCGTGGACTACCCCTTCGCGTGGGCCGGGATGTACCACCGCCGGCTGGCCGACCGCGGGCTGCTGCACTTCACCCACGGTCTGCGCACCGCAGAGGACCGGCCGTGGATCTGGCGGCTGCACCGCGAGGCGGAGACGTTCGCGGTGATCAGCCACCTGGGCATCTTCTACCGACGCGGCGTCGCATCGTCCCTGACACAAATCGGTGACATTCGGCAGCTGGATTTCATCCGGGCATTCGACCAGGTACTCGAAGAAACGGCGCAGGATCCGGATTCCGCGCGACTTCTTCCCAAAGCAGTGCGGACATACTGTGCGGTCATTTCTCATCACCTGGGATCGGTGGAGAGGTTCGAGCCCGCGGTGGCACGGAAATTGCGTGGGATGAGCGCGGCCGCACTGAAACGGATGCCGCAGGACATTTTGAAGGAAGCGCTCGACTCGATGGACACCGAACGCGCCTCGCGTCTGCGCAGGCTCCGTCGCCGTCCCTCCCCCCTCTCCTCGGAGGCCGCGGCCTGA
- a CDS encoding TetR/AcrR family transcriptional regulator C-terminal domain-containing protein yields the protein MATERLDRIRVARTALRLLNEVGLEGLTLRGIAKELDVKAPALYWHFKDKQALLDEMATEMLRRMTADLAQAPPPADWREAYAAAMRGLRSHLLRYRDGARVYSGTHFTDLSYAAPMEAQLRTLTEAGFTPGAAARAWQTGYSYTIGYVIEEQATGEGYDLGAREERLSEYPLAAQAGEELFGSRDEGFESGLAALVSGVGAVLGPG from the coding sequence GTGGCTACGGAACGACTCGACCGGATCCGGGTGGCGCGCACCGCTCTGCGCCTGCTCAACGAGGTGGGCCTCGAAGGACTGACCCTGCGCGGGATCGCCAAGGAGCTCGACGTCAAAGCCCCGGCGCTGTACTGGCACTTCAAGGACAAGCAGGCGCTGCTCGACGAGATGGCCACGGAGATGCTCCGCCGCATGACGGCGGACCTCGCCCAGGCGCCCCCGCCGGCGGACTGGCGCGAGGCGTACGCGGCGGCGATGCGGGGGCTGCGGTCACACCTCCTGCGCTACCGCGACGGTGCGCGTGTCTACAGCGGCACGCACTTCACGGACCTGAGCTACGCGGCTCCGATGGAGGCCCAGCTGCGGACGCTCACCGAGGCGGGATTCACGCCGGGGGCGGCGGCACGGGCGTGGCAGACCGGGTACAGCTACACGATCGGTTACGTGATCGAGGAACAGGCGACGGGGGAGGGGTACGACCTGGGCGCGCGGGAGGAGCGCCTGTCGGAGTACCCGCTGGCAGCGCAGGCGGGTGAGGAACTGTTCGGGTCCCGGGACGAGGGCTTCGAAAGCGGCCTGGCGGCGCTGGTGTCGGGGGTGGGCGCGGTGCTGGGCCCGGGGTGA
- a CDS encoding RNA polymerase sigma factor has protein sequence MLGDDAELTAAVLAAQDGDEGAFRTVYRAVHPRLLGYVRTLVGEPEAEDVASEAWLQIARDLDRFSGDADRFRGWAARIARNRALDHIRMRGRRPAVGGDESELSGRPAESDTADEAMEALATGSTMALIAQLPQDQAEAVVLRVVVGLDAKSAAKTLGKRPGAVRTAAHRGLKRLAELLGAESLEGLGAADYEDPESVGAVANAYGAVADADAVNTVAGPAERAADLNGVPPQRSLRPGATAPAGVTHSRPRTQKDM, from the coding sequence GTGCTGGGGGACGACGCGGAGCTGACCGCCGCGGTGCTCGCGGCACAGGACGGGGACGAAGGCGCCTTCCGGACTGTGTACCGCGCCGTGCACCCGCGGCTGCTCGGCTATGTACGGACGCTCGTCGGCGAACCCGAGGCCGAGGACGTCGCATCCGAGGCGTGGCTCCAGATCGCCCGCGACCTGGACCGGTTCAGCGGCGACGCGGACCGGTTCCGTGGATGGGCCGCCCGAATAGCCCGCAACCGCGCGCTCGACCACATCCGGATGCGGGGCAGGCGCCCGGCCGTCGGCGGCGACGAGAGCGAACTGAGCGGCAGGCCGGCGGAGTCGGACACCGCCGACGAGGCCATGGAAGCCCTGGCCACCGGGTCCACCATGGCCCTCATCGCGCAACTGCCCCAGGACCAGGCCGAGGCCGTCGTCCTGCGGGTGGTCGTCGGGCTGGACGCCAAGAGCGCCGCCAAGACGCTGGGCAAACGGCCCGGAGCCGTCCGCACCGCGGCGCACCGCGGGCTCAAGCGGCTGGCCGAGCTGCTCGGCGCGGAGAGCCTGGAGGGTCTGGGGGCTGCGGATTACGAGGACCCCGAGAGCGTGGGCGCCGTTGCGAACGCGTACGGTGCTGTCGCCGACGCGGACGCCGTGAACACGGTCGCGGGCCCCGCCGAACGCGCCGCGGATCTGAACGGCGTACCTCCGCAGCGCAGTCTCCGGCCCGGTGCCACGGCACCCGCCGGTGTGACGCATTCGCGGCCGCGGACGCAGAAGGACATGTGA
- a CDS encoding L,D-transpeptidase family protein, with product MLRNTIGRTIAAAAVLAVTVGCTAQAAVPDRPGSDGKPGSSAPAPEATPAPTRPSPATPSGKPKQTQKPASPSASAEPAEVLMARGSKGAKVRELQARLAQIGWFDDTPTGTYGSVTADAVKGFQTKRGLPVTGDTDTVTWQKVLGMTKKPTSDELAGRKVNKPSAKLDPRCLTGRVMCISKTSRTLSWVVDGTVRSTMDVRFGSQYTPTREGTFGVFAKSRDHVSTIYHTPMPYAMFFSGGQAVHYSADFAARGYNGASHGCANVRDKGAIASLFAQVRIGDKVVIHW from the coding sequence ATGCTTCGGAACACCATCGGCAGAACCATCGCCGCGGCCGCCGTACTCGCGGTGACCGTCGGCTGCACCGCCCAGGCCGCCGTGCCCGACCGGCCCGGGTCGGACGGCAAGCCGGGCAGCTCGGCGCCCGCGCCGGAGGCGACACCCGCACCGACCCGTCCGTCACCGGCCACGCCGTCCGGGAAGCCGAAGCAGACGCAGAAGCCCGCCTCTCCGAGCGCGAGCGCCGAGCCCGCCGAGGTGCTGATGGCCCGCGGCTCCAAGGGCGCCAAGGTACGCGAGCTCCAGGCCAGGCTCGCCCAGATCGGCTGGTTCGACGACACCCCGACCGGCACGTACGGCTCGGTCACCGCCGATGCGGTGAAGGGCTTCCAGACCAAGCGCGGACTGCCGGTCACCGGTGACACGGACACCGTGACCTGGCAGAAGGTGCTCGGGATGACGAAGAAGCCGACGAGCGACGAGTTGGCGGGCCGGAAGGTCAACAAGCCCTCGGCCAAGCTCGACCCGCGCTGTCTGACCGGCCGCGTGATGTGCATCAGCAAGACGAGCCGCACGCTGTCCTGGGTGGTCGACGGCACGGTGCGGTCCACGATGGACGTGCGCTTCGGGTCCCAGTACACACCGACCCGCGAGGGCACCTTCGGTGTCTTCGCCAAGTCGAGGGACCACGTCTCGACGATCTACCACACGCCGATGCCGTACGCGATGTTCTTCAGCGGGGGCCAGGCGGTGCACTACTCGGCGGACTTCGCGGCCCGCGGCTACAACGGCGCGTCCCACGGCTGCGCCAACGTCCGGGACAAGGGAGCGATCGCCTCGCTGTTCGCGCAGGTCCGCATCGGCGACAAGGTCGTCATCCACTGGTGA
- a CDS encoding FAD-dependent monooxygenase translates to MELNSVKDGGTADAQVLVVGAGPTGLALACDLARRGVRTLVVEQSDTLFPGSRGKGLQPRTLEVLDDLGVVDAVLDAGGRAPVGMLWENGERRGEHDMFERPGPTEAAPYGEPWLLPQWRTQQILHSRLTELGGTVTFGAALTALTQDEDGVTAELTTGTVRADYAVAADGGRSLVRRILGIPMTGESVDPAPMLVADVRIPALDRLNWHVFPGDGAAFLAVCPLPGTDDFQVTGRFSESEPDISPAGVRELIAARTHLTTDDVTDVRWSSDFRPRAALAERFREGRVFLAGDAAHVHSPAGGQGLNTSVQDAYNLGWKLGQVLLHGAPEELLDSYEEERLPVAAQMLGLSTRIHRGEARRGEATMQLGLGYRGGPLAAGSAGALEAGDRAPDGPLPDGRRIFDLFRGPHFTLLAVGTDAGLPSGDGDVVRCHRIDAYEPYGKGLFLVRPDGYIGWAGEDTAGLAAWLRRAGAHGGLDLKHA, encoded by the coding sequence ATGGAACTTAACAGCGTTAAGGACGGCGGGACCGCGGACGCCCAGGTGCTCGTCGTCGGCGCCGGCCCCACCGGGCTCGCCCTCGCCTGTGACCTCGCACGCCGCGGCGTCCGCACGCTCGTCGTGGAGCAGTCCGACACCCTCTTCCCCGGCTCCCGCGGCAAGGGCCTCCAGCCCCGCACCCTGGAGGTCCTCGACGACCTCGGGGTCGTGGACGCGGTCCTCGACGCGGGCGGCAGGGCGCCGGTCGGAATGCTCTGGGAGAACGGCGAACGACGCGGCGAGCACGACATGTTCGAGCGCCCGGGGCCCACGGAGGCCGCTCCCTACGGCGAACCCTGGCTGCTCCCCCAGTGGCGCACCCAGCAGATCCTGCACAGCCGGCTCACGGAACTCGGCGGCACGGTCACCTTCGGCGCAGCCCTCACCGCCCTCACCCAGGACGAGGACGGCGTGACGGCCGAGCTGACGACGGGCACCGTCCGGGCGGACTACGCGGTCGCCGCCGACGGGGGCCGCAGTCTCGTCCGTCGCATCCTCGGCATCCCGATGACCGGCGAGAGCGTCGATCCCGCCCCGATGCTCGTCGCGGACGTCCGCATCCCCGCGCTCGACCGCCTGAACTGGCATGTCTTTCCGGGCGACGGGGCCGCGTTCCTCGCCGTCTGCCCTCTGCCGGGGACGGATGACTTCCAGGTCACGGGCCGGTTCTCGGAGTCGGAGCCCGACATCTCCCCCGCGGGCGTACGGGAGTTGATCGCCGCCCGCACCCATCTGACCACGGACGACGTCACCGACGTGCGCTGGTCGTCGGACTTCCGGCCGCGCGCCGCCCTGGCGGAGCGCTTCCGCGAAGGGCGGGTCTTCCTGGCGGGCGACGCCGCCCATGTGCACTCACCGGCCGGTGGGCAGGGCCTCAACACCAGCGTCCAGGACGCGTACAACCTCGGCTGGAAGCTCGGCCAGGTACTGCTCCACGGCGCACCCGAGGAGCTGCTCGACAGCTACGAGGAGGAGCGACTGCCCGTGGCCGCGCAGATGCTCGGCCTGTCGACGCGTATTCACCGCGGCGAGGCCCGGCGCGGTGAGGCCACCATGCAACTGGGGCTCGGCTATCGCGGCGGGCCGCTCGCCGCGGGGTCCGCGGGCGCGCTGGAGGCGGGCGACCGGGCGCCGGACGGCCCGCTGCCGGACGGCCGCCGGATCTTCGACCTGTTCCGCGGCCCGCACTTCACCCTGCTCGCCGTCGGCACGGACGCCGGACTCCCGTCAGGGGACGGCGATGTGGTGCGCTGCCACCGGATCGACGCGTACGAGCCGTACGGCAAGGGCCTCTTCCTGGTCCGGCCCGACGGCTACATCGGCTGGGCCGGCGAGGACACGGCGGGACTGGCCGCATGGCTGCGCCGGGCCGGTGCCCACGGAGGCCTTGACCTCAAGCACGCTTGA
- a CDS encoding DUF6716 putative glycosyltransferase, which yields MPSSTSEAVRVAVLADSDTRWKWGALTARRTTPNDTPDSVELSGFLLRGRATPTARQLAEVGVQVDELREVTANEFLHAVEDDSYDVIVLALVGGAVQALLHGLAALKMPLRPVVVTGYVGVVYEKLADGLLLRHGADVVLANSRHDVDRFRAVYEGVGADASSVTEAALPFLGGTPYRPEAGRDTVVFAAQPSVPESRAHRTHLLRRLVEHARLHPGREVLLKLRSRPGEHTTHLEELPYQKLAEKLPGGLPPNFRLVYGNMGEVLDRADLLVTVSSTAALESLHRGIPTAILTDLGVREALGNHHFLGSGLLTSWDRLDGGHRPVPDPDWLSRQGVAADGTYDSAFDAARERVALLLEKPELPPITPYYTPATAPGYLPGILARHHLGADGTPLQGAARTTEISGVRRVVRDAVRGVARGAYRHGVQRVAPVLRRMGRL from the coding sequence GTGCCATCAAGTACCAGTGAGGCCGTACGGGTCGCCGTACTCGCCGATTCAGACACCCGGTGGAAATGGGGCGCGCTCACCGCGCGCCGTACAACCCCGAACGACACCCCCGACTCCGTCGAGCTGAGCGGCTTTCTGCTGCGCGGCCGGGCCACTCCCACGGCCCGCCAGCTCGCCGAGGTCGGTGTGCAGGTGGACGAGTTGCGCGAGGTCACGGCGAACGAGTTCCTGCACGCCGTCGAGGACGACTCGTACGACGTGATCGTGCTCGCCCTCGTCGGCGGTGCCGTCCAGGCCCTGCTGCACGGGCTGGCAGCGCTGAAGATGCCGCTGCGCCCGGTCGTCGTCACCGGGTACGTGGGCGTCGTCTACGAGAAGCTCGCCGACGGACTGCTGCTGCGGCACGGCGCCGACGTCGTCCTCGCCAACTCCCGTCACGACGTGGACCGTTTCCGCGCGGTGTACGAGGGCGTGGGCGCCGACGCCTCGTCCGTCACCGAGGCCGCGCTGCCCTTCCTCGGCGGGACGCCCTACCGGCCCGAGGCGGGCCGCGACACGGTCGTCTTCGCCGCCCAGCCCTCCGTCCCGGAGTCCCGCGCCCACCGCACCCACCTGCTGCGACGGCTCGTCGAGCACGCCCGTCTGCACCCCGGCCGCGAAGTGCTGCTGAAACTGCGCTCCCGTCCGGGCGAGCACACGACGCACCTCGAAGAGCTTCCGTACCAGAAGCTCGCCGAGAAGCTGCCCGGCGGTCTCCCGCCCAACTTCCGTCTGGTGTACGGGAACATGGGCGAGGTCTTGGACCGCGCCGACCTGCTGGTGACCGTCTCCTCGACGGCCGCGCTGGAGTCGCTGCACCGCGGGATACCGACGGCGATCCTCACCGACCTCGGTGTGCGCGAAGCCCTCGGCAACCACCACTTCCTCGGCTCCGGCCTGCTCACCTCGTGGGACCGCCTCGACGGCGGCCACCGCCCTGTGCCCGACCCGGACTGGCTGTCCCGGCAGGGCGTCGCCGCCGACGGGACGTACGACTCCGCCTTCGACGCGGCCCGTGAACGCGTCGCCCTGCTGCTGGAGAAGCCCGAACTCCCGCCGATCACGCCGTACTACACCCCCGCGACGGCACCCGGATATCTGCCCGGCATCCTCGCCCGCCACCACCTCGGTGCCGACGGCACCCCGCTCCAGGGCGCGGCGAGGACCACCGAGATCAGCGGCGTCCGGCGTGTGGTGCGCGACGCCGTACGGGGGGTGGCGCGCGGCGCGTACCGCCACGGCGTGCAGCGCGTCGCCCCCGTCCTCCGCCGGATGGGCCGGCTGTGA
- a CDS encoding MarR family winged helix-turn-helix transcriptional regulator, protein MRYSHDDTGLVRQPIGYWSWAAHEAVVGHIRGVLGELGLTQPQWWVLNQLADSPAGRDRTELVAFLQGYLAVGTVRMDDEVEALIGRRLVALGEDGLLHNTPEGEALRAKAAVRQQGVRAKIHDGITDEEYVRTLKVLQRMIHNVDGKAWHH, encoded by the coding sequence ATGCGCTATTCACACGATGACACCGGACTTGTACGCCAGCCGATCGGCTACTGGAGCTGGGCCGCCCACGAGGCGGTGGTGGGCCATATCCGCGGCGTTCTCGGCGAGCTCGGGCTCACCCAGCCCCAGTGGTGGGTCCTCAACCAGCTCGCCGATTCGCCCGCCGGACGGGACCGCACCGAGCTGGTCGCGTTCCTCCAGGGCTATCTCGCGGTGGGGACCGTCCGCATGGACGACGAGGTCGAGGCTTTGATCGGTCGCCGCCTCGTCGCCCTCGGCGAGGACGGGCTGCTGCACAACACCCCCGAGGGCGAGGCGCTGCGGGCCAAGGCGGCCGTGCGTCAGCAGGGCGTACGGGCGAAGATCCACGACGGCATCACGGACGAGGAGTACGTCCGCACCCTCAAGGTGCTCCAGCGGATGATCCACAACGTGGACGGAAAGGCCTGGCACCACTGA
- a CDS encoding acyl-CoA mutase large subunit family protein, whose protein sequence is MARESESGLPIEPVYGPADLEGFDPAEQLGEPGAFPYTRGVYPSMYTGRPWTMRQYAGFGTAVESNARYQQLIANGTTGLSVAFDLPTQMGHDSDAPIAHGEVGKVGVAIDSIDDMRVLLGGIPLDQVSTSMTINAPAALLLLLYQLVGEEQGVPADRLTGTIQNDVLKEYIARGTYIFPPKPSLRLIADIFRYCRAEIPKWNTISISGYHMAEAGASPAQEIAFTLADGIEYVRTAVAAGMDVDDFAPRLSFFFVARTTILEEVAKFRAARRIWARLMRDEFGAKNPKSLMLRFHTQTAGVQLTAQQPEVNLVRVAVQGLAAVLGGTQSLHTNSFDEAIALPTDKSARLALRTQQVLAYETDVTATVDPFAGSYVVEKMTDDVEAAALALMQRVEDMGGAVAAIERGFQKNEIERSAYRIAQETDSGERVVVGLNRYTLDAEEPYEPLRVDPAIEAQQAERLARLRAERDQPAVDAALAALRKAAEGTENVLYPMKDALKARATVGEVCDALRAVWGTYVPADAF, encoded by the coding sequence ATGGCGCGCGAGTCCGAGTCGGGACTGCCCATCGAACCGGTCTACGGACCGGCCGATCTGGAGGGGTTCGACCCGGCCGAGCAGCTGGGGGAGCCCGGGGCGTTCCCCTACACCCGCGGTGTCTATCCCTCGATGTACACCGGACGGCCCTGGACGATGCGTCAGTACGCGGGCTTCGGCACGGCCGTGGAGTCCAACGCCCGCTACCAGCAGCTCATCGCCAACGGCACGACGGGCCTCTCGGTCGCCTTCGACCTGCCCACCCAGATGGGCCACGACTCCGACGCCCCCATCGCGCACGGCGAGGTCGGCAAGGTCGGGGTCGCCATCGACTCGATCGACGACATGAGGGTGCTGCTCGGCGGAATCCCGCTGGACCAGGTGTCCACCTCGATGACCATCAACGCGCCGGCGGCCCTGCTGCTCCTGCTCTACCAGCTCGTCGGCGAGGAGCAGGGCGTCCCGGCCGACCGGCTCACCGGCACGATCCAGAACGACGTGCTCAAGGAGTACATCGCCCGCGGCACCTACATCTTCCCGCCCAAGCCGTCGCTGCGGCTGATCGCCGACATCTTCCGGTACTGCCGGGCCGAGATCCCGAAGTGGAACACCATTTCGATCTCCGGCTACCACATGGCCGAGGCGGGGGCCTCGCCCGCGCAGGAGATCGCATTCACCCTCGCGGACGGTATCGAGTACGTCCGAACGGCCGTAGCCGCCGGCATGGACGTCGACGACTTCGCGCCTCGCCTGTCGTTCTTCTTCGTCGCGCGGACGACGATCCTGGAGGAGGTCGCCAAGTTCCGTGCCGCGCGCCGGATCTGGGCGCGGCTGATGCGCGACGAGTTCGGGGCGAAGAACCCGAAGTCCCTCATGCTGCGCTTCCACACGCAGACCGCGGGGGTGCAGCTGACGGCGCAGCAGCCCGAGGTGAACCTGGTGCGGGTCGCCGTGCAGGGGCTCGCGGCCGTCCTCGGCGGCACCCAGTCGCTGCACACCAACTCCTTCGACGAGGCGATCGCGCTGCCGACGGACAAGTCCGCCCGGCTCGCGCTGCGGACCCAGCAGGTCCTCGCCTACGAGACGGACGTCACCGCCACCGTCGACCCGTTCGCCGGCTCCTACGTCGTGGAGAAGATGACGGACGACGTGGAGGCGGCGGCCCTGGCGCTGATGCAGCGGGTGGAGGACATGGGCGGCGCCGTCGCCGCCATCGAGCGCGGGTTCCAGAAGAACGAGATCGAGCGCAGCGCGTACCGCATCGCCCAGGAGACGGACAGCGGGGAGCGCGTGGTCGTCGGCCTCAACCGGTACACGCTCGACGCGGAGGAGCCGTACGAACCCCTGCGGGTGGATCCGGCGATCGAGGCGCAGCAGGCGGAGCGGCTGGCGAGGCTGCGCGCCGAACGCGACCAGCCGGCGGTGGACGCCGCGCTCGCCGCACTGCGGAAGGCCGCGGAGGGTACGGAGAACGTGCTCTACCCGATGAAGGACGCGCTCAAGGCGCGGGCCACGGTGGGTGAGGTGTGCGACGCGCTGCGCGCGGTCTGGGGCACCTATGTGCCGGCTGACGCCTTCTGA